The Vibrio pomeroyi genome window below encodes:
- a CDS encoding sodium:proton antiporter has translation MDLSITSSLALIGLLSLACQLLGWRLRLPAILPLLIVGLLLGPGLNILNPDVIFGDVLFPLISLGVAIILFEGALTLNFKEIRGHGRMVTHLVSFGMLITWACIVVGAYYFVDFSWPLAALFGALVVVTGPTVIVPMLRSIQPKSSLGSILRWEGIVIDPIGALFAVLVYEYIVSSADPTGHVLSALGLTLAIGLGLGIIGGHLIAKMLQGHWVPHYLRNVAVLTLMLAAFSFSNDLSEESGLLTVTIMGIWLANVKGLDIEDIIEFKETLTVLLISALFILLASRLDSGTFLSIGWGGIGLLAVVMLVARPLSVWISGIGTDLTSADKWFLSWMAPRGIVAAAVSSLFAIKLQEKQLIEGADLLVPMVFLVIIGTVVIQSLTASWWARRLGVTQEKAQGVLFFGATHFARQFAKVLATHNINSMLADTNWESIRLARMDNLNVYFGNPASSHAENNLELDGIGRAMIVSPYRQTNPLVSMHYQDEFGANKVFELESSGTKHERHQVSRDGNRSLFSEGITYSKLNSLMAQGSQIKSTGLTEAFDLNEFNTLYPKAILLGVITNGDFRLITQGSELEKLISTECEIISLLPPSDQTEKVETPDK, from the coding sequence ATGGATTTGTCGATTACTTCTTCTTTGGCGTTAATTGGACTCTTGTCGTTAGCTTGTCAGCTACTCGGCTGGCGTTTGCGTCTTCCCGCGATTCTCCCTCTTCTCATCGTTGGTCTGTTGTTAGGCCCCGGTTTAAATATCCTTAATCCCGATGTTATTTTCGGTGATGTTCTATTTCCGCTGATTTCATTAGGTGTTGCCATCATTCTGTTTGAAGGCGCATTGACCCTGAACTTTAAGGAAATTAGAGGCCACGGCCGGATGGTGACTCACCTCGTGAGTTTCGGCATGTTGATTACATGGGCATGCATTGTTGTCGGTGCTTACTATTTTGTGGATTTCAGCTGGCCGTTAGCCGCACTGTTTGGTGCCTTGGTGGTGGTGACCGGGCCGACAGTGATTGTCCCTATGCTTCGCAGTATTCAGCCTAAGTCTTCTCTAGGCAGTATCTTGCGATGGGAGGGGATAGTGATTGATCCCATTGGCGCTCTGTTTGCGGTACTGGTTTATGAATACATAGTCTCCTCTGCCGACCCGACAGGGCATGTACTTTCAGCTCTGGGGCTAACCTTAGCCATTGGTTTAGGCTTAGGGATCATTGGTGGCCATTTGATTGCCAAGATGCTGCAAGGGCATTGGGTGCCTCACTATTTACGTAATGTGGCGGTGCTGACCCTAATGTTGGCGGCGTTCTCGTTTTCTAATGACTTGAGTGAAGAGTCGGGCTTGCTAACCGTGACCATCATGGGGATCTGGCTTGCCAATGTGAAAGGCTTGGATATCGAAGACATCATCGAATTCAAAGAAACCCTGACCGTATTACTCATTTCTGCGTTGTTTATTTTGCTAGCCAGTCGACTCGATTCGGGGACTTTCCTCTCGATAGGTTGGGGCGGTATTGGTTTATTAGCGGTGGTTATGCTGGTGGCTCGCCCGTTAAGTGTGTGGATCAGCGGGATCGGCACGGATCTTACCTCGGCAGATAAATGGTTTTTGAGTTGGATGGCACCTCGTGGGATCGTTGCGGCCGCGGTTTCTTCTCTGTTCGCGATTAAACTGCAAGAAAAGCAATTGATTGAGGGGGCAGATCTGCTCGTGCCAATGGTGTTCTTAGTCATTATTGGTACGGTTGTGATTCAGAGCTTAACCGCGAGCTGGTGGGCGAGAAGGTTAGGTGTGACTCAAGAGAAAGCGCAAGGGGTGCTCTTCTTTGGCGCAACTCACTTCGCAAGACAGTTTGCCAAGGTGCTAGCGACTCACAATATCAATAGTATGCTTGCCGATACAAACTGGGAGAGCATTCGTTTGGCGAGGATGGATAATTTGAATGTCTATTTTGGCAACCCAGCCTCAAGCCATGCCGAAAATAACCTGGAATTGGACGGGATAGGGCGTGCGATGATCGTCTCGCCTTATCGTCAAACCAACCCGTTAGTCAGCATGCATTACCAAGACGAGTTTGGTGCCAATAAGGTGTTTGAGCTTGAATCGTCAGGGACTAAGCATGAAAGGCATCAAGTGAGTCGCGATGGTAATCGAAGTTTGTTTTCGGAAGGGATTACCTACTCCAAGCTTAATTCGTTAATGGCACAAGGCAGTCAAATTAAGAGCACAGGTTTAACCGAGGCATTTGACCTTAATGAGTTTAATACTCTGTACCCGAAAGCGATTCTACTGGGTGTGATTACTAACGGTGACTTTCGCTTAATTACACAAGGTTCTGAACTGGAAAAACTGATATCAACGGAGTGTGAGATCATCAGTTTGTTGCCACCGTCAGACCAGACAGAAAAAGTTGAGACTCCAGACAAATAG